TTCGCGACCATGTTGGAGTTCAATATTTCCATATACTCCGGCATCATATCTTCAAACATCACGATGCTATCCAAAACCGGTTTCGGCCCAACAATATCAACATAAGACTCTAGCATATCAATATCAAGTAAAGTGGTATCAACCGGTGAAAGAACAGGCTTACTCACGTCGACTTTATCAATGCTCTCAACCTTCTCCGTACCCGCTACTGTCTCAATTACCTCTGGCGCATCTTCGATCAGCTCGCTGATGACATCTTGGATTGCACGAACCGACAATGGTTTACTGATCGCTTCGTCCATGCCTTTCTGGAAGTACTCTTGCTTGTTATTCAATACGTTCGCCGTTAATGCAACCAAAGGCGGCAGCTGGCTGTATTTCTCACGGTAGTATTGGGCAATGTCGAAACCTGTCATATCTGGCAGTTGGATGTCCAGTAATACCAAGTCATAGTCTTCAGGGTTGAAAGCTATTTGCGCCTCTTTACCCGTCATCACTACTGTCACTTCATGGCCTAAGCTTTCAAGTAGAGAACGAGCCACCGTAATATTAAGCTCAATGTCTTCGACCATAAAGATCTTTAGATTTGATTGCTTTCTTGGTGTCTTAATCAATGCTTGAGTATCGTGATTAACAGGCACACGAATAGAAACCGTAAAGGTACTACCAAAACCCTCTTCACTGGTGACTTCAATGTGGCCATCCATCATATTGATCAGTTGTTGAGATACAGCAAGGCCAATACCGGTACCAACGGCGTGTAGATTGTCCGTTCCCGATTTCACCTGATAGTACATCGCGAAGATTTTCTCGATTTCACTTTCAGGGATACCAATCCCGGTGTCTTCTACTTCCATCGTGATGTTAGCAAAGTCGCCATCAATGTCGGCGCTGACTGTCATCACTACACCACCATCTTTGGTGAACTTCATCGCGTTACTTACAAGGTTCCACAGAACCTGTCTAAGACGAGTACCATCCACTTCAACGGCAGCAGGAAGATCAGACAATCGTTCTAGATCGAATCTCAATCCTTTTTGTTCGGCCATCAATGCAGAGATACTTTCAATCTCAACAACGAAATCTTCAAAGTTGATTGGGGTTGGGAATAGCTCAAGCTTACGACGGTCGAACTTATCCATATCGATAATATCGTTAAAGATATTACCCAGTGTCACTGCGCTCACCTTGATGGTTTGCATCTGCTTGCGCTGTTCAGTGGTCAGTTGGCTATCGAGCAACATTCGGCTCAAACCAATGATGCCGTTAAGCGGTGTTCTTAGCTCATGACTAATGGTTGAGATAAAGGTGGTCTTATCGCGACTGGCTTTCTCTAGCGACTCTTGGTGCTCTTTACGCTCGGTAATATCACGACCAAAACCCACTAAGCCCAAGTGACGGCCATCTTTACTGTAGAAAGGCACTTTACGCAGTTCGAAGTAACTCTTACGTCCGTCAGGGTATTCAAGCCACTGGTCATAGGTCAGCGCTTGGTTGTCGGCAAATACTCTCTTGTCGGTTTCAACAACTTGCTGGGCAACCTCTTTGCTGTAGACATCCCAAGGCGTTAAGCCAACCAGTTCTTTTTCTGTTTTTCCGGTGAGCTCTTCCACCGCTCGGTTACAACCAGAAAACACACCATCTTCATTACGGTAGTAAATAAGGTCAGGAGAAGCATCGATAAACGAGCGCAATAGTGCCGTTCGCTCTGCCAGTTCAAGCTGAGTTCGCTCACGTTGGAACACCTCGTTCTCAAGGTCGTACATCGCTTCTGCACGTGCTTCCTCCGCTTTTTCACGCTCTTCAATTTCTTGATTAAGCTTCTCAATATTGAGCTGCAATTTATTGTTGAGCTCTTGGTCTCGCTCTCGCATGTCGCCAAGTTTAGAGACCAGTTTCGCTAGACGCTGACGAGACTCTTCCAACTGGTCAACGACCACCGATAAGAAATAAACCGCCCAAGGCGTGATCACTAAGCCGAAGAAAACTGAACGGACAATGTCGATATCATCAACATTACCTTTAAGTGCGAGGGTAATGCCGACTTGCACAACAACAGCGAGGGCAACAAGCGCTAAGGCGAGTAAGATAGAAAAGCGGACAATCCCCAGCTTTACGAGTAGATCCACGTAATACTGGGCAAGATTTTTCATGGGTTTCATTTAGCGCTCCATGCGATAAGACTAGCAACATTCTACCCTGTTTGAAGATAGGAGGTAAGCTAGCTACATCACACGCAGAAAGAGATCAGCGGCAATATCGCAGGTTAATCCAATTAATATAAATACCGAACAACCAAAACAGACAAAGGTGGACAAATCACCAATTTTATAGAGTTAGCGAATTGAGGATGGATGCACCATAGAACGGTTTCGACCGTCAGATTTTGCTTGATACAGCGCACTGTCAGCCAAGGCAACAGCCGATTCCATTTCATCATCAGGTGTAGGAATGTAAGAGATAATACCAATGCTCACAGTGATGAATTCAGAGACTGTCGACTTCTCATGCGCAAGTTCCAATTTTAGGACTTCGTCATGAATACGCTGCGCCACCAGCTGAGCACCGTCGGTCGTTGTATTTGGCAGAATAAAGCCGAACTCTTCGCCACCATAACGAGCCACACAATCAGATGAACGATTCAACACCTGCTTAAATGCCTGCGAAACCTGAATCAAAGCATCATCACCTTGTTGGTGTCCGTAAAAATCGTTGTAGCCTTTAAAGAAGTCGATATCACACAACATGATCGTCAGTGGTAACTTCTCACGCACATGATAATGCCACAGTGTAGAGAGCTGTTCGTCGAAACGGCGTCGGTTGGAAACCTGGGTCAAACTATCCATAAAGCTGAGACGTTCAAGCTCAAGGTTGGCCTCTTCAAGCTTCTGCTCAGCGAGATAACGCTCGGTGATATCACGCGCCATGATCAAAACACCATTAGTACTGGATACTGGATCTCTAAACGGTGATTTCACGACATCGTACCAAGTGTATTCTCCATCACTAGAGACAACCTTATCGATATAGCGTAACGATTTACCATGATGAAGCACTTGATGATCAGTGTCTGAGATACGCATATACATACTATTCGGCACGACATCTTGCAGGCGCTTACCCACTAGGTCACTGACCGCAGAGATACCAAGCGCCGCCACAAACGGTTTATTACACGCTTGATAAACCATGTTTTCGTTGAAGATACCAATCGAGTCTGGGCTCGCTTCCAAGATGTTTTGCAATATGGTGTCACGTTGCGCAAGTGCCACTTCGGTATCTTTACGCTTCTCCATTTCGCCACGCAATTTCTGCTGCATGTCATGCCAATCGGTCACATCATGACTAATAGAGAGCGTGCCGATGGTTTCTCCATCTTGCGAGAGCAATACACTTTGATAAGTTTCGAGCAAACACCCTTTGCCGTCCTGATCGGTTGTCCACGAACGCTCACTAACACGGCCTTTTAATGCACCACCAGAAACACTCAAGGTGCCCTCTTCCGGGCGACCGTGCCAAAATTTTTTAAACGAGCGATTACTCGCGACCAACTCACCCTTTTTATCTTTCACGTAGATCAGCTCAGACAAAGAATCCAACGCGGTACGAGCAACATTCAGTTCTCGAACTTCTTGGGACAGTTCTTCGTTAGTGTTTTTATAAGGTGAGGCGTGAATCATCCAAGCCTGCTTATTTCTAAAATGGATCTTACGACCGACCAAGTTGATCTTGAACGACTCAAATTCAGAAAGCGCCCACAGGGAGACCTGCTCGAAGGCTCGAGAGTTAATGTGATTGGTTAAGTAGTGACGAAAGCTGTTCTCACTTTCCACAGTAGGAAAGCGAAAATTAACACCGATTTGGCGGATACCGAGCAACTGCATGGCTTGACGATTGGCATAGAGTATTTCGCCACTTCGAACATCAACAAAGTAGAGTGGCGACGGGGTAGCAAGTAGAAGTGTTTCGATATGCGACTGATAACGAGAATAGAGATGCCAGCAGATGAGAGCAATCAGCAATACAACAACGATATAAATACCGTAGCCATACGCCCTGTCCCACAACCAAGTCATTACCAGTTCCATTTACTCTCAATCTATACCATAAAATCTGTGAGGGAAATGTTACCACTATTTGTTGGTTTTATCTGCTGTTACCTACAGTCACCCATTTCTATTAATTGGCTGCGTTTAAAACAGGCAACGTGTACTCGAATGCAGAACCAGTTTTGATGCCTTGAGCACCGGTTTTATCGAGCGAACGGCCTATTTCAGTCATCGCTAACCATCGGTTCTCACACCATAAAGGAGAAAGTAACGTTGGGCGTCTCGCCGCTGAAGAAACACGGTGATAAACCACGTCCGCAGGCGTGCGTTGAATGATATCAGTCGCGATATCGATGTACTCTTCAAGGCTTGGGGCTTCTAGCTTTCCTGCCTTCCACGCCTTAGCCATGGTACTGCCCTCTACTATATGAAGGCCGTGCAGCTTAATACCATCGGTGCCAACGGCTAATACCTTGTCTAAGGTTTCAAGGTTATCCGCTTTGGTTTCTTTTGGTAGGCCAACAATCAGATGAGTACACACCTTGATACCTAAAGCGCGTGCGCGTTGGGTGATCGTTTCATACACTGCAAAATCGTGGCCGCGGTTAATTCGCTTGAGGGTTTTATCATTGGCGGTTTGCAGGCCAAGCTCGAGCCAAATCTCATAGCCTTGTTTAACGTAGTCCGCTAACAGATCCAACACCGCATCAGGCACACAGTCTGGTCGCGTGCCAACACAAAGACCAACGATCTCTGCACCGGGTGCTTTTAGCGCCTCTTCATACATATTCTTGAGCACTTGCACCTCAGCATAAGTGCTGGTGTACGCCTGAAAGTAAGCCAAATACTTCTTGGCACGAGCAATCTCACCCGCACGATCTTTTAGCTGGTCAGCAATACTTTGAATTTGAGTTTGTTCATCAGCAAAGGAAGCCACGTTACAAAACGTGCAACCTCCACGGCCAATTGTCCCGTCTCGGTTTGGGCAGCTGAAACCACCGTGAAGCGTCAGCTTGTGGACTTTCTCGCCATAACGGCGTTGAAGATCTTGGCCGATAGTATTAACTAACTCATGTAATTGCATATTTTCAAAGCACTCAAGTAAATAAGAATGAATATCAGTCTTTTTTTGAAAAAAATTACATCCCTGCAAAATTCGACCAATTAGTTTACTCAAGGCTTTTTGCGAGCAACCTAACAAATATCAATAAACATGCAAAAAATCTGCTCTATTTGCCTAATGTTGCACATTTGTTAGACATTAAATTCAAAATAAAACGAAAAAAATGGTCTACATGGTTCAACTTTCATTGCAATTCGCCTAAACAAAATTGTAGGATACTTACACATATTGGCTATTTTTGAGTATTTACTTACAACTAAAACTTGCTAATAAGTCGGTGATATCCATATCCCACCTATATAAACCACTAGTTTGTGGTTAAAAATAAACGGATATCACTAAGGATTGTTTTTCTCGCAATACTTTTCCTGCGAGATACGGAAAGGATTCAAACCGCCAGCATAGGCAGGTTTAGACCCATAAATATAAAAGGACAAGGCTGACTTTATACAAAGAAGTTGCGCCTAGATTTAACTGGAAGGATGTATCTATGGTAGATCAAGAGCAGAACTCACAGGGTCTGTATACTCCTGAATTGGAGCATGACGCTTGTGGTATCGGTTTTGTTGCGCATCTAAAGAATCGCAAATCTCATGATGTAGTAACTCAAGCACTCGATATGCTTGCACGTATGGAACACCGTGGCGGCCAAGGCTGCGATCCGTGTTCTGGTGATGGTGCAGGTATCCTGCTACAGAAGCCGCACGAATTCTTACTAGAAGAAGCCGTAAAGCTTGGAATTAAGCTGCCATCTTTTGAAAAATATGGTGTTGGTGTTGTACTTTTCCCTAAAGATGAACACAAACGTGCACAGTGTCGTGACATTCTAGAACGCAATGCACAACGCCTTGAATTAGAAGTTATCGGTTACCGTGAACTTCCAACTGACAATTCAATGATTGGTGCTGACCCACTAAGCACTGAACCTCAATTTGAACACGTATTTATTTCTGGCGGCCCTGGTATCACACCAGAAGAGCTTGAGCGTAAACTGTATGTTCTACGTAACTACACAGTTCGTGTATGCCTAGAAAGCGTTTCAAATATCGGTGATGACTTCTACATCAACTCTATGTCTTACAAGACATTGGTGTACAAAGGTCAGCTAACAACTGAACAAGTTCCTCAGTACTTCCTAGACCTGCAAAATCCAACCATGGTGACAGCTCTAGCACTGGTACACTCTCGCTTCTCTACCAATACATTCCCACGTTGGCGTCTAGCTCAGCCTTTCCGTTACATCGCGCATAATGGCGAAATCAATACGGTTCGCGGCAACCTGAACTGGATGAAAGCACGTGAAGCGATCCTTGAATCGGATCTGTTTACACAAGCTGAAATCGACATGCTACTGCCTATCTGTCAGGAAGGTAGTTCGGATTCATCAAACTTCGATATGGCGCTTGAGCTACTTGTTCTTTCAGGTCGTACTCTGCCACACGCGTTGATGATGATGATCCCGGAAGCATGGCAAGAAAACAAAAACATGGATCCAACTCGTCGCGCGTTCTACCAGTACCACGCGAACGTTATGGAACCATGGGATGGCCCAGCATCTGTATGTTTCACCGATGGTGTTCAAGTAGGTGCAACACTTGACCGTAACGGTCTGCGTCCTTCTCGCTACACAGTGACAAAAGACGACTTCCTAGTAATGGCGTCTGAGTCTGGTGTTGTTGAGATCGCACCTGAAAACGTTGAGTACCGTGGTCGTCTTCAGCCAGGTCGTATTTTTGTTGCTGACCTTGAGCAAGGCCGCATCATTTCTGATGAAGAAGTGAAAGACAGCATTGCTAAAGCACAACCTTACGAAAAGTGGGTTGAAGAGAACCTTCTGAGCCTGAAAAAGCTACCAGATGCGAGCAACGAATTTAGCCAACCTTCTCCAGAGAAACTTCTCCACAAACAGCAATCGTTTGGCGTGAGCTCTGAAGAAGTAAACGAAATTATTCTACCTCTTGCGAAAACAGGCTACGAGCCACTTTCTGCAATGGGGGCTGACTGGCCGCTAGCGATTCTTTCTCACCAATCGCAGCACCTTTCAAACTACTTCAAACAGTTGTTTGCACAAGTAACTAACCCGCCGATCGACCCGATTCGTGAGCGTATGGTTATGTCTCTGAACACTTACCTAGGTAAGGATCAGAACTTACTTGCTGAAACACCTGAGCACTGTCAAAAAGTAGAACTTGAATCTCCAGTCCTGTCTAACTCTGAGTTAGAAAAACTGCGTGCAATCGATAACGAGCACCTTCAAGCGAAGACGCTGGATATCGTATTCCAAGCAAATGGCGACCAAGGTAAGTTAGAGCGCGCACTTAAGCGTATCTGCCAATATGCAGAAGACGCCGTGATTGATGGCTACTCTATCATCCTACTGACTGACCGTGCGGTTAACTCTAACCACGCCGCTATTCCAGCAATGCTGGCGGTTGGCGCGGTTCACCACCACCTAATCCGTAAAGGCCTACGTGCTAAGTGTGACATCGTTGTTGAAACAGGTGATGCTCGTGAAACACACCACTTTGCAACGCTTATCGGTTACGGTGCAAACGCAGTTAACCCATACTTAGTTATTGAAACGATTGTTGAACTGCAACGTACGAAGAAGCTAGATCCAAACGTACACCCACGTGAGTTATTCGATAACTACCGTAAAGGTGTTAACGGCGGTCTACTTAAGATCTTCTCTAAGATGGGGATCTCTACGCTGCAGTCTTACCACGGTGCACAAATCTTTGAAGCACTTGGTGTTAGCAAATCAGTGGTTGAAAAATACTTCACAGGTACGGTTTCTCGTATCCAAGGTCTAACGATCGACGATATCGCGCGAGAAGTACTGGTTCGTCACCGTGTTGGTTACCCAGCTCGTGAAATCCCAGCTCAGATCCTTGATGTTGGTGGTGTTTACCAGTGGAAACAACGTGGTGAGAAACACTTATTCAACCCAGAAACGATTTCTCTACTTCAAGAGTCGACGCGTAACAAAGATTACGGTCAGTTCAAGAAGTACGCAAAAGCAGTCGATGATCAAGGCGACAACGCAGCAACGCTACGTAGCCAACTTGATTTCATCAAGAACCCTGCAGGCTCTATTCCTCTAGCAGAAGTAGAACCAATCGAGAACATCCTTAAGCGTTTCGCTACAGGCGCAATGAGCTTTGGTTCAATCTCGCATGAGGCTCACTCAACACTGGCTGTTGCAATGAACCGCATTGGCGCGAAATCAAACTCAGGTGAAGGTGGTGAAGATCCAGCACGTTTCGAACGTAAAGAAAACGGTGACTGGGAACGTTCAGCTATCAAACAGGTCGCTTCTGGTCGCTTTGGTGTAACGTCTTACTACCTATCTAACGCTGATGAGCTGCAAATCAAGATGGCTCAAGGTGCGAAACCTGGTGAGGGTGGTCAATTACCTGGTGATAAGGTTGATGACTGGATCGGTGCAACGCGTCACTCGACTCCGGGCGTAGGTCTTATCTCGCCACCGCCACACCACGATATCTACTCAATCGAAGATTTGGCTCAGCTGATCTACGATCTGAAAAACGCGAACCGTAACGGCCGTGTCAACGTGAAGCTAGTATCGGAAGCTGGCGTAGGTACGATTGCATCGGGTGTAGCAAAAGCGAAAGCTGACGTAGTACTTATCGCAGGTTTTGATGGTGGTACTGGTGCATCTCCGATGTCTTCTATCCGTCACACTGGTTTGCCTTGGGAGCTTGGTCTAGCGGAAACGCACCAAACACTACTGAAAAATGGCCTACGTAACCGTATCGTTGTTCAGTCTGATGGTCAGATGAAAACACCACGTGACCTTGCAGTAGCAACACTACTTGGTGCGGAAGAATGGGGCGTAGCAACAGCAGCATTGGTTGTTGAAGGCTGTATCATGATGCGTAAGTGTCACAAGAATACATGTCCTGTTGGTATCGCAACACAGAATAAGACTCTACGTGAGCGTTTCGACGGCCGCGTAGAAGACGTAGTGACTTTCTTCCAATACATGGCTGAAGGCCTACGTGAAGTAATGGCTGAACTTGGCTTCCGCTCTATCGATGAGATGGTGGGTCAATCGCACAAACTTAAAGTTCGTGACGACATCGGCCACTGGAAGTACAAGAACCTAGATCTAACACCTGTACTGCACATTGAGCAGGCTCGTGAAGAAGATGGTATCTACAACCAGACACAACAAAACCACAACCTTGAAGATGTTCTAGACCGTAAGTTGATTCAAGCTGCGATTCCTGCACTTGAGAAAGGTGAAGCCGTGAATGCGACCTTCCCTATCATCAACACGGACCGCTCTGCGGGTACCATGCTGTCGAACGAAATCTCGAAGGTTTACAAAGACCAAGGTTTACCACAACCAATGAACGTTAAGTTCCACGGTAGTGCTGGCCAATCTTTCGGTGCATTCCTTGCGAAAGGCGTTAAGTTCGAAGTAGAAGGCGACGCGAACGATTACTGGGGTAAAGGTCTGTCTGGCGGTACTTTGGTACTGTACCCAGATGCGAAATCTTCTATCGTTGCTGAAGATAACATCGTGGTTGGTAACGTATGTTTCTACGGTGCGACCTCAGGTGAATCTTTCATTCGCGGTATGGCTGGCGAACGTTTCTGTGTTCGTAACTCAGGCGCGAAGGTTGTTGTTGAAGGCGTTGGTGACCACGGTTGTGAATACATGACTGGCGGTGTTGCTATTATCCTTGGCTCAACGGGTCGTAACTTTGCTGCGGGTATGAGTGGTGGTGTCGCTTATGTTTGGGATAAAGCGGGCGACTTCGAAACCAAGCTTAACTCTGAACTTGTAGACCTAGATCCAATTGAACAAGAAGATAAAGATCTTCTACTAGATATGCTAACCAAGCACGTTGAATTCACAGGAAGTGAAGTTGCTCAGTCTTTCCTCGACAACTTTGAAGCAAGTGTTGCATCACTAATTAAAGTCATGCCACGCGACTACAAAGCAGTTCTTGAGAAGCGTAAAGCTGAAGCACAACAAGCACAAACGGAAGAAGTGGAGGCAGTATAATGGGTAAGCCTACTGGATTTTTAGAACACGGTCGTGAGCTTCCAAAGAAGCTCGACCCGTCAGTTCGTATCGAAGACAACAAAGAGTTCGTACTTAACGAAGAGTTTGGTGACAAGATCAATACTCAAGCATCTCGTTGTATGGACTGTGGCGTACCTTTCTGTCACAGCGGTTGTCCGATTGGTAACATAATCCCAGAATTCAATGACGCGGTTTACCGTGACAGCTGGGAAGAGGCTTGGAACATCCTAAGCTCAACCAATAACTTCCCTGAATTTACAGGTCGTGTGTGTCCTTCTCCTTGTGAGAGTGCTTGTGTACTAGGTATCAACCAAGACCCAATCACTATCTGTAATATCGAGAAAACAATTGTAGAAACTGCGTACCGTGAAGGGTACGCAAAACCTAAAACACCTCGTTCTCGCACGGGTAAAACAGTAGCTGTTATCGGTTCAGGTCCTGCTGGCCTGGCCGCTGCTGAGCAACTAAACAGTGCAGGTCACTCAGTGACTGTATTTGAACGTGACGAGAAAGTTGGCGGCCTACTGCGTTTCGGTATCCCAGATTTCAAACTGGGTATGGACGTGATTGATCGTAAGATCAACCTAATGGCTGAAGCGGGCGTTGAATTTAAAGTGAACCAGCACATCGGTGTTGATGTTAATGCTCAGCAACTACGTCAAGAGTTTGATGTAGTCTTGCTAACAGGTGGTTCTACGGTTCCGCGTGACCTACCAATTCCAGGTCGTGAGCTAAAAGGCGTTCATTTTGCGATGGAATTCCTTGGTCAAAACAACCGTCGTGCCAACGACCTAGACCTGAAAACAGAAGAGATTTACGCTCAAGATAAACACATTGTGGTTATCGGTGGTGGTGATACGGGTTCTGACTGTGTGGGTACATCAAACCGTCATAAAGCAGCAAGCATTACTCAGGTAGAGATCATGCCGATCCCACCAGAGAAACGCCCTGCAAATATGCCTTGGCCTCAATACCCAATGATCATGAAAACAACGACTTCTCACGAAGAAGGTTGTGAACGCCACTGGAACATCTTAACCAAAGAGTTCATCGGTAACGAGCAAGGTCAAGTGACGGGTCTACGTATTGCTGACATCGTTTGGCAAGATGCGAAACCAGGTGAGCGCCCAAGCTTTGAAGAAGTGGCGAACACAGAACGTGTTATCCCTTGTGATATGGCATTCCTAGCGATGGGTTTCTTACACCCAGAGCCAACAGGTGTGCTAGCTCAACTAGACATTAAACTGGACGAGCGCGGTAACGTCGCTTCTGAAGGTTACGCAACTAACCAGAAAGGCGTTTTCGCTGCTGGTGATATGCGTACAGGTCAGTCTCTAGTGGTACGTTGTATTAATGAAGGTCGTGAATGTGCAATTGCTATTGATGACTTCTTAATGGGTAACTCAAACTTAGAAGCGAAAGCTGATTCACTCATGCTTTCCGCATAATATTTCTCGGGCTAGCGTCAATGACGTTAGCCTAGAGGAAAAGTAACACCCTTCCTAACTTTTATATTTGGCTAGCACTCGATGCTAGCCTTTTTTCTATCTGGCCTTCGGCGTTTTCAAAAACACCCTGTTGTATATGTTAAATATCATTAACATTCATCTTGCATATCTCATTGATATCCATCGACTATTTTAGATTATTAAGTGGCTAATCGCGTTTATGCATGATAATTAACCATGAACTTGACCTTAAACACAATTAGCTATACGTTGTAAAGCTGATGAAAATAAAATCAATCGGTTTTGTTAACACAACCAATAACGTTTTAACTGGCTAAAGCAAACTATCAGTTTATAAAAAACAACAAGTACATGAATAGTTAGTCATTTACTGTCTGGATGACAGAGAAGCAAAAGGGAGAATTGCAATGGCTCTATATGATCCTAGTCTTGAAAAAGACAACTGTGGATTTGGTTTAATAGCGCAAATGGAAGGCCAACCTAGTCATAAGTTGGTAAGAACTGCTATTTCAGCCCTAGATCGCATGACACACCGTGGTGGTATCGCTGCGGATGGTAAAACCGGAGATGGCTGTGGCTTATTACTGCAGAAGCCAGACTCTTACCTCAGAATTATCGCAGAAGAGAATAACTTCAACCTCGGCAAGCAATACGCTGTCGGCATGATTTTCTTCAGCCAAGACCCAATAAAAGCGCAATCCACGCAAGACATCGTCAATAAAGAGCTCGCTCAAGAGACACTCACCGTCGCAGGTTGGCGTGTCGTGCCGACTAACACCGACGTATTAGGTCCAATCGCAAAAGACTCAGTGCCCAACATTCAACAAGTCTTTATCTCAGCACCTGCAGGCTGGCGTGAGCGTGATATCGAACGTCGCCTATACATTGCTCGTCGCAGAATTGAAAAGCAGATCACCGAAGACAAAGATTTCTATATTTGTAGCCTTTCAACACAAGTAATGGTCTACAAAGGTCTGTGTATGCCGGCCGATCTTCCGCGATTTTACCTCGATCTTGCAGACTTACGTATGGAATCTGCAATATGTCTTTTCCACCAGCGTTTCTCAACTAACACACAACCGCGCTGGCCACTGGCTCAACCATTCCGCTATTTGGCGCACAACGGTGAGATCAATACCATTGAAGGTAACCGCCAATGGGCAAAGGCTCGTGCCTATAAATTCTCTTCACCACTGCTGCCGGATTTACAAACCGCAGCGCCCTTTGTGAATGAGACAGGCTCAGACTCTTCAAGCCTAGATAACATGCTCGACCTGTTCCTTGCCGGTGGTATGGATGTGTTCCGAGCAATGCGTATGCTTGTTCCGCCCGCTTGGCAAAACCACCCAGACATGGACCCAGATCTACGTGCCTTCTACGATTTCAACTCCAAGCACATGGAACCGTGGGATGGCCCTGCTGGCATCGTACTTTCAGATGGTCGTTACGCCGCATGTAACCTCGATAGAAATGGCCTACGCCCGGCGCGTTATGTGATTACTAAAGACAACCTAATCACGCTGGCATCTGAGGTCGGTATCTGGAATTACGCACCGGATGAAGTTGCAGAAAAAGGCCGTGTTGGTCCAGGTGAATTGCTGGTGATCGATACTCGCCGCGGCAAGCTATGGCAATCTAATGAGATCGACAATGACCTCAAAGGCCGCCACCCATATAAAGAGTGGATGGAAAAGAACGTTCACAAGTTAACGCCATTTTCTGCGCTGCAAGATGACCAAGTCGGTAAGCGTAGCTTTGACGATGACACGCTCAAGACCTACCAAAAACAGTTTGCGATGAGCAACGAGGAGTCAGACCAAGTACTGCGTGTGCTTGGTGACATGGGGCAAGAAGCGGTAGGTTCGATGGGCGATGATACGCCGATGGCTGTGCTCTCTTCAAAAGAGCGTCTGGTTACTGATTACTTCCGCCAGAAGTTTGCACAGGTCACCAACCCACCAATTGATCCACTGCGTGAAAAACACGTGATGTCTTT
This region of Vibrio sp. BS-M-Sm-2 genomic DNA includes:
- the arcB gene encoding aerobic respiration two-component sensor histidine kinase ArcB, with protein sequence MKPMKNLAQYYVDLLVKLGIVRFSILLALALVALAVVVQVGITLALKGNVDDIDIVRSVFFGLVITPWAVYFLSVVVDQLEESRQRLAKLVSKLGDMRERDQELNNKLQLNIEKLNQEIEEREKAEEARAEAMYDLENEVFQRERTQLELAERTALLRSFIDASPDLIYYRNEDGVFSGCNRAVEELTGKTEKELVGLTPWDVYSKEVAQQVVETDKRVFADNQALTYDQWLEYPDGRKSYFELRKVPFYSKDGRHLGLVGFGRDITERKEHQESLEKASRDKTTFISTISHELRTPLNGIIGLSRMLLDSQLTTEQRKQMQTIKVSAVTLGNIFNDIIDMDKFDRRKLELFPTPINFEDFVVEIESISALMAEQKGLRFDLERLSDLPAAVEVDGTRLRQVLWNLVSNAMKFTKDGGVVMTVSADIDGDFANITMEVEDTGIGIPESEIEKIFAMYYQVKSGTDNLHAVGTGIGLAVSQQLINMMDGHIEVTSEEGFGSTFTVSIRVPVNHDTQALIKTPRKQSNLKIFMVEDIELNITVARSLLESLGHEVTVVMTGKEAQIAFNPEDYDLVLLDIQLPDMTGFDIAQYYREKYSQLPPLVALTANVLNNKQEYFQKGMDEAISKPLSVRAIQDVISELIEDAPEVIETVAGTEKVESIDKVDVSKPVLSPVDTTLLDIDMLESYVDIVGPKPVLDSIVMFEDMMPEYMEILNSNMVAKDKASIVSEAHKIKGAAGSIGLKRIQQVAQKAQSPDMPAWWENISDWVDEINNEYQNDIEVLKSWLNQR
- a CDS encoding diguanylate cyclase domain-containing protein, with protein sequence MELVMTWLWDRAYGYGIYIVVVLLIALICWHLYSRYQSHIETLLLATPSPLYFVDVRSGEILYANRQAMQLLGIRQIGVNFRFPTVESENSFRHYLTNHINSRAFEQVSLWALSEFESFKINLVGRKIHFRNKQAWMIHASPYKNTNEELSQEVRELNVARTALDSLSELIYVKDKKGELVASNRSFKKFWHGRPEEGTLSVSGGALKGRVSERSWTTDQDGKGCLLETYQSVLLSQDGETIGTLSISHDVTDWHDMQQKLRGEMEKRKDTEVALAQRDTILQNILEASPDSIGIFNENMVYQACNKPFVAALGISAVSDLVGKRLQDVVPNSMYMRISDTDHQVLHHGKSLRYIDKVVSSDGEYTWYDVVKSPFRDPVSSTNGVLIMARDITERYLAEQKLEEANLELERLSFMDSLTQVSNRRRFDEQLSTLWHYHVREKLPLTIMLCDIDFFKGYNDFYGHQQGDDALIQVSQAFKQVLNRSSDCVARYGGEEFGFILPNTTTDGAQLVAQRIHDEVLKLELAHEKSTVSEFITVSIGIISYIPTPDDEMESAVALADSALYQAKSDGRNRSMVHPSSIR
- a CDS encoding TIGR01212 family radical SAM protein (This family includes YhcC from E. coli K-12, an uncharacterized radical SAM protein.) — its product is MQLHELVNTIGQDLQRRYGEKVHKLTLHGGFSCPNRDGTIGRGGCTFCNVASFADEQTQIQSIADQLKDRAGEIARAKKYLAYFQAYTSTYAEVQVLKNMYEEALKAPGAEIVGLCVGTRPDCVPDAVLDLLADYVKQGYEIWLELGLQTANDKTLKRINRGHDFAVYETITQRARALGIKVCTHLIVGLPKETKADNLETLDKVLAVGTDGIKLHGLHIVEGSTMAKAWKAGKLEAPSLEEYIDIATDIIQRTPADVVYHRVSSAARRPTLLSPLWCENRWLAMTEIGRSLDKTGAQGIKTGSAFEYTLPVLNAAN